A region from the Benincasa hispida cultivar B227 unplaced genomic scaffold, ASM972705v1 Contig740, whole genome shotgun sequence genome encodes:
- the LOC120070004 gene encoding protein timeless homolog codes for MEIDGLCVICAGIGIVEEDDYGNRIGYSKSEYCLDNLKDLLRFLRRDDPQTRDVFKQVCKWNIVGKDLIPIIEYCQDDRNAVLNAVKILVFLTMPIEPTSSDIAQQIEYLWGLKSLITCSNVVAIIVSLLESPLENLDCGTFSEDDWKLVQLVITLFRNVLAIQEISLQQKADGSACQLILLRDKFLEVLFRENVMDIILVMTQHIDGSCSHLCQDKLVFLEIFYYIFMGQEPELIAKVPQNSSEENVETVSSVNSLKSMMEEDRRKFSRLHNLNRHSQFSGTFTRHALDGSKLVLKGKPSLTSCTSLKPPKVCRGPVKKIAWDHGRLTSKNNKLLQLLHDFINQFLSGGYNALMQLVHEDIEKEHHSIQKNDVVVFFQVAQFAISFQYHKFSTSKIIEADTVEAQMEHADSTFFQGNMCGPIAATMNEAMFQLVVTKWRYAFEGLKETNDFKFLSAAGSLMKNMICMLDLVLKLLPEDSKEPQTARILLYKLFYDQTDQGMTQFLLNLLKSFNTHKQAKSDLADLVEMIYKVVELMENLQARGTLRVSKKSRRGRKAKSANNKDNKQSEDQGAENKTAITHNEQPMDVDVGENGNLKTSPDGEEEISITGKADETELLDLNTGSFEGSLSQRDNKKLNDGYSTADSSSDEQQNRIVEVDLKVSSLVSTFANNNIIQKICWLLKFYKSNAANTNHYIICILRRITEDLELSPMLYQLSVLPTFYDILSKQKSSPCKEHATIVDFLTSLVRKMLRKIKNQPLLFVEILFWKTRKECHYIDAEYLVHELGCWKKESREENFTGGDENGSLTGKHWTPRSIADALGEDEADVVITNEFGFHSEAKSDEVKRGLDSTTLDDEIDGKEHNENELSTDDKSKRLPKRKRLVLDAALETKIKDLYEKFKEDRNCSKLIAENLDNDVKVSPAQVSNKLRQMGLKVSQRKKRQYADEAFFAISENLEGGSNREERNSLINSNVFGKTSLNQPSLTRKRVHAFDKEHEEKIRALYEQFKDHRRCSSMIANALDADKKFTPAQVSRKLKQLGLYISHKRRLSDGDHNDSVIDEESESDDETLLSLINRKKGKHLPKSIETLSSISTRSILIDEESEGVAVGRSMQIENSNRATSLEPMGVDEAPSDDVDLDDFTESQGKDAEASVSMDDLMQKAMEDEFVDSDDEVAPSAYRASAITRRKFRIVDFEDEESDGNGQDIDIALLQPSNKE; via the exons ATGGAGATAGATGGGCTATGTGTTATCTGCGCTGGTATTGGAATCGTCGAAGAGGATGACTACGGCAATCGGATCGGTTACTCCAAAAGCGAGTACTGTTTAG ATAATTTGAAGGATTTGCTAAGGTTCTTGAGGCGAGATGACCCGCAGACTCGCGATGTTTTTAAGCAAGTTTGTAAATGGAACATTGTGGGTAAAGATCTGATACCCATTATTGAATACTGTCAAGATGATCGTAATGCTGTCTTAAATGCAG TGAAGATTTTGGTGTTCCTCACGATGCCTATTGAACCCACGTCAAGTGACATTGCACAACAGATCGAGTATTTATGGGGCTTGAAGTCTTTAATTACATGTAGTAATGTTGTTGCCATAATTGTTTCACTTTTGGAGAGTCCACTGGAAAATCTGGATTG TGGAACATTCTCAGAAGATGACTGGAAATTGGTGCAGCTGGTTATAACACTCTTCCGAAATGTTTTGGCTATTCAAGAAATCTCGTTGCAGCAAAAGGCTGATGGATCTGCTTGTCAGTTAATATTGCTGAGAGACAAATTTCTGGAAGTTTTATTCCGGGAGAATGTTATGGACATAATATTAGTGATGACGCAACACATTGATGGTTCTTGCAGCCATCTTTGTCAAGACAAATTAGTCTTTttggaaatattttattacatatttatgGGCCAGGAGCCGGAGTTAATCGCGAAAGTGCCTCAAAACAGCAGTGAG GAAAATGTAGAAACGGTATCTTCTGTCAATAGTCTGAAGTCTATGATGGAGGAAGATAGAAGAAAGTTCTCTAGATTACACAATTTGAACCGCCATTCTCAATTTAGTGGAACTTTTACTCGGCATGCCTTG GATGGTTCAAAGTTAGTACTCAAAGGAAAACCATCTTTGACTTCTTGTACCAGCCTTAAACCACCTAAAGTTTGTCGAGGTCCtgttaaaaaaattgcatgGGACCATGGGCGTTTAACTTCGAAAAACAACAAACTTCTTCAGTTACTTCATGATTTTATCAACCAGTTTCTTTCAGGCGGCTACAATG CTCTGATGCAGTTGGTGCATGAAGATATTGAAAAGGAACATCATTCCATCCAGAAAAACGATGTGGTTGTTTTTTTTCAGGTCGCACAGTTTGCTATTTCTTTTCAGTATCACAAGTTCTCAACTTCAAAG ATAATTGAAGCTGATACTGTTGAGGCTCAAATGGAACATGCTGATTCCACATTTTTCCAAGGTAACATGTGTGGCCCAATAGCAGCAACAATGAACGAGGCAATGTTTCAGCTAGTTGTTACAAAATGGCGTTATGCATTTGAAGGCTTAAAGGAAACTAATGACTTTAAGTTTCTGTCTGCAGCTGGCTCTCTGATGAAAAATATG ATTTGCATGCTAGATTTGGTGCTAAAATTATTGCCAGAAGattcaaaggaacctcaaaCAGCTCGTATTCTACTTTACAAATTATTTTATGATCAGACAGATCAAGGGATGACTCAATTCCTCTTAAATTTGCTCAAATCATTCAACACTCACAAACAAGCCAAAAG TGATCTTGCAGATTTAGTTGAGATGATCTACAAAGTGGTAGAACTTATGGAGAACCTCCAAGCACGTGGAACACTTCGG GTTTCCAAAAAATCAAGGAGGGGAAGAAAGGCAAAGTCAGCAAATAATAAGGACAACAAACAGTCAGAAGATCAGGGAGCTGAGAATAAGACTGCCATAACCCATAATGAGCAACCGATGGATGTCGATGTTGGTGAAAATGGTAACTTAAAAACGAGTCCTGATGGTGAAGAAGAGATTTCTATTACTGGTAAGGCCGACGAAACGGAACTGCTAGACTTAAACACGGGAagttttgaaggcagtctgTCACAGAGAGAcaacaaaaaattgaatgatGGTTATAGCACAGCCGACTCTTCTAGTGATGAACAGCAAAATAGAATTGTGGAGGTTGATCTTAAAGTATCAAGTCTAGTATCTACTTTTGCCAACAACAACATTATTCAGAAAATATGCTGGTTGCTTAAGTTTTACAAGAGCAATGCTGCTAATACAAACCATTACATAATATGCATTTTACGGAGGATCACTGAGGATTTGGAGCTTTCTCCAATGCTGTACCAG TTATCTGTCCTTCCCACATTTTATGACATTCTATCCAAACAGAAGTCAAGTCCATGCAAGGAACATGCAACTATAGTTGATTTCCTGACAAGTCTGGTGAGAAAGATGCTAAGGAAGATAAAGAATCAGCCACTTCTTTTTGTTGAAATTCTGTTTTGGAAGACCCGAAAAGAATGCCATTACATTGACGCTGAGTACTTAGTGCATGAGCTTGGCTGTTGGAAGAAAGAAAGTAGGGAGGAAAATTTTACCGGTGGTGATGAAAATGGCTCATTGACGGGCAAGCATTGGACTCCCAGAAGCATAGCGGATGCACTTGGTGAAGATGAAGCTGATGTTGTGATCACTAACGAGTTTGGATTTCATAG TGAAGCAAAGTCTGACGAAGTCAAGAGAGGCCTTGATTCTACCACCTTGGATGATGAGATAGACGGGAAAGAACACAATGAAAA TGAGCTGTCTACGGATGATAAATCCAAAAGGCTTCCTAAAAGAAAGAGACTTGTTCTTGATGCTGCACTGGAGACTAAAATTAAAGATCTTTACGAGAA ATTCAAGGAGGACAGGAACTGTAGCAAACTTATTGCCGAGAATCTTGATAATGATGTCAAAGTTTCGCCTGCCCAGGTTTCCAATAAGCTTAGACAGATGGGTTTGAAAGTTTCTCAAAGAAAGAAGAGGCAGTATGCTGATGAAGccttttttgctatttctgaaAACCTTGAAGGAGGAAGCAATAGGGAAGAAAGAAATAGTCTAATCAACTCAAATGTTTTCGGGAAAACTTCATTGAATCAACCTTC GCTCACTAGAAAAAGAGTTCATGCTTTTGATAAAGAACATGAAGAGAAGATTAGAGCTTTATATGAGCA GTTTAAAGACCATAGGAGATGTAGTTCTATGATTGCAAATGCGCTGGATGCTGATAAAAAATTCACTCCTGCCCAAGTTTCCCGAAAGCTCAAGCAGTTGGGTTTATATATTTCTCATAAGAGAAGGTTAAGTGATGGAGATCACAATGATTCTGTTATTGATGAGGAATCTGAAAGTGATGATGAAACATTGCTCTCATTAATAAATAG GAAAAAAGGGAAACATCTTCCAAAGTCAATTGAAACGCTCAGTTCCATTTCAACACGGAGCATATTAATTGATGAAGAATCTGAAGGTGTAGCTGTTGGAAGGTCCATGCAAAT AGAGAATAGCAACCGAGCCACGAGCTTGGAACCTATGGGGGTTGATGAAGCACCTTCAGATGATGTTGACTTGGATGACTTTACAGAAAGTCAAGGTAAGGATGCTGAAGCTAGCGTCAGTATGGATGATTTGATGCAAAAGGCCATGGAAGATGAGTTTGTAGATTCAGATGATGAAGTGGCTCCCAGTGCGTATCGTGCAAGTGCCATAACTAGAAGAAAGTTTAGGATTGTTGATTTTGAGGATGAAGAATCAGACGGGAATGGCCAG GATATCGACATTGCTTTGCTACAACCATCTAACAAAGAGTAG
- the LOC120070010 gene encoding cytochrome P450 89A2-like isoform X3: MKWILFILVSLFISFLVKLFLFPSRHGPYKLPPGPSTFPILTNFLWLRQSPLELESLLRSFIAKYGPILTVHLGPAPAIIISDRSIAHKALVQNGAIFADRPHALSVNRITASANLDNIASASYGPTWRLLRRNLAAEMLHPSRVRAYSRARKWVLDILIARLSARSGSEGGSVVVEHFHFAMFCLLVLMCFGDKLNETQILEIQQVQREILVNLQRFVILNLWPKLMKILLRKRWKEYLQLKSKQQKVLIPFIKAREKVKEERSKTKEEKEEFVVSYVDTLLDLQLIDEKRKLKNEEMVNLCSEFLNAGTDTTATTLQWIMANLVKYPQIQQKLFEEIKGVKGSKVKEEDLGKLPYLKAVILEGLRRHPPGHFMLPHAVKEDTTLENYFIPKNGIVNIYAVEMGWDPQVWEDPMAFKPERFMSNVGGETTSTTFDITGSKEIKMMPFGAGRRICPGAGLAMLHLEYFVANLVWRFEWKAMEGEVDLSEKMEFTIVMKNPLKAYIHPRF, translated from the exons atgaagtggATTCTTTTCATACTTGTTTCTCTCTTCATTTCCTTTCTTGTGAAGTTATTTCTTTTCCCTTCTAGACATGGCCCTTACAAACTCCCACCAGGCCCTTCCACATTCCCTATTCTCACCAACTTCCTTTGGCTTCGCCAGTCCCCTCTTGAGCTTGAATCTTTGTTACGTAGTTTCATTGCCAAATATGGCCCCATCCTCACCGTCCACCTCGGCCCGGCGCCCGCCATCATCATCTCCGACCGCTCCATCGCCCACAAGGCCCTCGTCCAAAACGGCGCCATTTTTGCTGACCGCCCCCACGCCCTCTCCGTCAATAGGATCACGGCTTCTGCCAACCTCGACAACATCGCCTCTGCTTCTTATGGCCCCACTTGGCGCCTTCTCCGTCGCAACCTCGCGGCAGAGATGCTCCACCCTTCGCGGGTCAGGGCTTATTCCCGGGCCCGCAAGTGGGTTCTGGACATCCTCATCGCTCGCCTTTCGGCTCGATCGGGATCCGAGGGCGGCTCGGTTGTTGTTGAGCATTTTCACTTTGCTATGTTTTGTTTGTTGGTTTTGATGTGCTTTGGAGACAAGTTGAATGAGACACAGATCTTGGAGATTCAGCAAGTACAGCGTGAGATACTTGTAAATCTTCAACGATTTGTTATACTTAATTTGTGGCCTAAGTTGATGAAGATTTTGCTTAGAAAGCGCTGGAAGGAATATTTACAACTCAAGAGCAAACAACAAAAG GTCCTAATCCCATTTATCAAGGCTCGAGAAAAGGTCAAAGAAGAAAGatcaaaaacaaaagaagaaaaggaagaatttGTGGTATCTTATGTTGATACGCTGCTCGATTTGCAGCTCATCGACGAGAAAAGAAAGCTTAAGAACGAAGAAATGGTGAATTTATGTTCAGAGTTTCTCAACGCCGGCACCGACACCACCGCCACGACATTGCAATGGATCATGGCGAATTTAGTGAAGTACCCACAAATTcaacaaaaattatttgaagAGATCAAAGGAGTTAAGGGATCCA AGGTGAAGGAAGAAGATTTAGGGAAGCTTCCATATTTGAAAGCAGTTATTCTAGAAGGATTAAGAAGGCATCCACCAGGGCATTTCATGTTACCACATGCAGTGAAAGAAGATACAACGTTGGAGAATTATTTCATACCCAAGAATGGAATTGTGAACATCTACGCAGTAGAGATGGGATGGGATCCACAAGTATGGGAAGATCCGATGGCGTTTAAGCCGGAGCGGTTCATGAGCAATGTCGGAGGGGAGACGACATCGACGACGTTCGATATAACGGGGAGCAAGGAGATTAAGATGATGCCATTTGGAGCAGGGAGGAGGATTTGTCCAGGGGCTGGTTTGGCAATGCTTCATTTGGAATATTTTGTAGCAAATTTGGTTTGGAGATTTGAGTGGAAAGCTATGGAAGGAGAAGTTGATTTATCAGAGAAAATGGAATTCACCATTGTAATGAAGAATCCTCTCAAAGCCTATATTCATCCAAGGTTTTAG
- the LOC120070010 gene encoding cytochrome P450 89A2-like isoform X2, with the protein MKWILFILVSLFISFLVKLFLFPSRHGPYKLPPGPSTFPILTNFLWLRQSPLELESLLRSFIAKYGPILTVHLGPAPAIIISDRSIAHKALVQNGAIFADRPHALSVNRITASANLDNIASASYGPTWRLLRRNLAAEMLHPSRVRAYSRARKWVLDILIARLSARSGSEGGSVVVEHFHFAMFCLLVLMCFGDKLNETQILEIQQVQREILVNLQRFVILNLWPKLMKILLRKRWKEYLQLKSKQQKVLIPFIKAREKVKEERSKTKEEKEEFVVSYVDTLLDLQLIDEKRKLKNEEMVNLCSEFLNAGTDTTATTLQWIMANLVKYPQIQQKLFEEIKGVKGSSTKQHELREEEVKEEDLGKLPYLKAVILEGLRRHPPGHFMLPHAVKEDTTLENYFIPKNGIVNIYAVEMGWDPQVWEDPMAFKPERFMSNVGGETTSTTFDITGSKEIKMMPFGAGRRICPGAGLAMLHLEYFVANLVWRFEWKAMEGEVDLSEKMEFTIVMKNPLKAYIHPRF; encoded by the exons atgaagtggATTCTTTTCATACTTGTTTCTCTCTTCATTTCCTTTCTTGTGAAGTTATTTCTTTTCCCTTCTAGACATGGCCCTTACAAACTCCCACCAGGCCCTTCCACATTCCCTATTCTCACCAACTTCCTTTGGCTTCGCCAGTCCCCTCTTGAGCTTGAATCTTTGTTACGTAGTTTCATTGCCAAATATGGCCCCATCCTCACCGTCCACCTCGGCCCGGCGCCCGCCATCATCATCTCCGACCGCTCCATCGCCCACAAGGCCCTCGTCCAAAACGGCGCCATTTTTGCTGACCGCCCCCACGCCCTCTCCGTCAATAGGATCACGGCTTCTGCCAACCTCGACAACATCGCCTCTGCTTCTTATGGCCCCACTTGGCGCCTTCTCCGTCGCAACCTCGCGGCAGAGATGCTCCACCCTTCGCGGGTCAGGGCTTATTCCCGGGCCCGCAAGTGGGTTCTGGACATCCTCATCGCTCGCCTTTCGGCTCGATCGGGATCCGAGGGCGGCTCGGTTGTTGTTGAGCATTTTCACTTTGCTATGTTTTGTTTGTTGGTTTTGATGTGCTTTGGAGACAAGTTGAATGAGACACAGATCTTGGAGATTCAGCAAGTACAGCGTGAGATACTTGTAAATCTTCAACGATTTGTTATACTTAATTTGTGGCCTAAGTTGATGAAGATTTTGCTTAGAAAGCGCTGGAAGGAATATTTACAACTCAAGAGCAAACAACAAAAG GTCCTAATCCCATTTATCAAGGCTCGAGAAAAGGTCAAAGAAGAAAGatcaaaaacaaaagaagaaaaggaagaatttGTGGTATCTTATGTTGATACGCTGCTCGATTTGCAGCTCATCGACGAGAAAAGAAAGCTTAAGAACGAAGAAATGGTGAATTTATGTTCAGAGTTTCTCAACGCCGGCACCGACACCACCGCCACGACATTGCAATGGATCATGGCGAATTTAGTGAAGTACCCACAAATTcaacaaaaattatttgaagAGATCAAAGGAGTTAAGGGATCCAGTACGAAACAACATGAATTACG GGAGGAAGAGGTGAAGGAAGAAGATTTAGGGAAGCTTCCATATTTGAAAGCAGTTATTCTAGAAGGATTAAGAAGGCATCCACCAGGGCATTTCATGTTACCACATGCAGTGAAAGAAGATACAACGTTGGAGAATTATTTCATACCCAAGAATGGAATTGTGAACATCTACGCAGTAGAGATGGGATGGGATCCACAAGTATGGGAAGATCCGATGGCGTTTAAGCCGGAGCGGTTCATGAGCAATGTCGGAGGGGAGACGACATCGACGACGTTCGATATAACGGGGAGCAAGGAGATTAAGATGATGCCATTTGGAGCAGGGAGGAGGATTTGTCCAGGGGCTGGTTTGGCAATGCTTCATTTGGAATATTTTGTAGCAAATTTGGTTTGGAGATTTGAGTGGAAAGCTATGGAAGGAGAAGTTGATTTATCAGAGAAAATGGAATTCACCATTGTAATGAAGAATCCTCTCAAAGCCTATATTCATCCAAGGTTTTAG
- the LOC120070010 gene encoding cytochrome P450 89A2-like isoform X1, with protein sequence MTLLFLFFLFSFIFISIFYILFILFINFSNYTNIPPGPSTFPILTNFLWLRQSPLELESLLRSFIAKYGPILTVHLGPAPAIIISDRSIAHKALVQNGAIFADRPHALSVNRITASANLDNIASASYGPTWRLLRRNLAAEMLHPSRVRAYSRARKWVLDILIARLSARSGSEGGSVVVEHFHFAMFCLLVLMCFGDKLNETQILEIQQVQREILVNLQRFVILNLWPKLMKILLRKRWKEYLQLKSKQQKVLIPFIKAREKVKEERSKTKEEKEEFVVSYVDTLLDLQLIDEKRKLKNEEMVNLCSEFLNAGTDTTATTLQWIMANLVKYPQIQQKLFEEIKGVKGSSTKQHELREEEVKEEDLGKLPYLKAVILEGLRRHPPGHFMLPHAVKEDTTLENYFIPKNGIVNIYAVEMGWDPQVWEDPMAFKPERFMSNVGGETTSTTFDITGSKEIKMMPFGAGRRICPGAGLAMLHLEYFVANLVWRFEWKAMEGEVDLSEKMEFTIVMKNPLKAYIHPRF encoded by the exons TCCCACCAGGCCCTTCCACATTCCCTATTCTCACCAACTTCCTTTGGCTTCGCCAGTCCCCTCTTGAGCTTGAATCTTTGTTACGTAGTTTCATTGCCAAATATGGCCCCATCCTCACCGTCCACCTCGGCCCGGCGCCCGCCATCATCATCTCCGACCGCTCCATCGCCCACAAGGCCCTCGTCCAAAACGGCGCCATTTTTGCTGACCGCCCCCACGCCCTCTCCGTCAATAGGATCACGGCTTCTGCCAACCTCGACAACATCGCCTCTGCTTCTTATGGCCCCACTTGGCGCCTTCTCCGTCGCAACCTCGCGGCAGAGATGCTCCACCCTTCGCGGGTCAGGGCTTATTCCCGGGCCCGCAAGTGGGTTCTGGACATCCTCATCGCTCGCCTTTCGGCTCGATCGGGATCCGAGGGCGGCTCGGTTGTTGTTGAGCATTTTCACTTTGCTATGTTTTGTTTGTTGGTTTTGATGTGCTTTGGAGACAAGTTGAATGAGACACAGATCTTGGAGATTCAGCAAGTACAGCGTGAGATACTTGTAAATCTTCAACGATTTGTTATACTTAATTTGTGGCCTAAGTTGATGAAGATTTTGCTTAGAAAGCGCTGGAAGGAATATTTACAACTCAAGAGCAAACAACAAAAG GTCCTAATCCCATTTATCAAGGCTCGAGAAAAGGTCAAAGAAGAAAGatcaaaaacaaaagaagaaaaggaagaatttGTGGTATCTTATGTTGATACGCTGCTCGATTTGCAGCTCATCGACGAGAAAAGAAAGCTTAAGAACGAAGAAATGGTGAATTTATGTTCAGAGTTTCTCAACGCCGGCACCGACACCACCGCCACGACATTGCAATGGATCATGGCGAATTTAGTGAAGTACCCACAAATTcaacaaaaattatttgaagAGATCAAAGGAGTTAAGGGATCCAGTACGAAACAACATGAATTACG GGAGGAAGAGGTGAAGGAAGAAGATTTAGGGAAGCTTCCATATTTGAAAGCAGTTATTCTAGAAGGATTAAGAAGGCATCCACCAGGGCATTTCATGTTACCACATGCAGTGAAAGAAGATACAACGTTGGAGAATTATTTCATACCCAAGAATGGAATTGTGAACATCTACGCAGTAGAGATGGGATGGGATCCACAAGTATGGGAAGATCCGATGGCGTTTAAGCCGGAGCGGTTCATGAGCAATGTCGGAGGGGAGACGACATCGACGACGTTCGATATAACGGGGAGCAAGGAGATTAAGATGATGCCATTTGGAGCAGGGAGGAGGATTTGTCCAGGGGCTGGTTTGGCAATGCTTCATTTGGAATATTTTGTAGCAAATTTGGTTTGGAGATTTGAGTGGAAAGCTATGGAAGGAGAAGTTGATTTATCAGAGAAAATGGAATTCACCATTGTAATGAAGAATCCTCTCAAAGCCTATATTCATCCAAGGTTTTAG